A stretch of DNA from Asticcacaulis sp.:
TGAAGCTCTCGGCTTTTACCTTGTTGCTGTTTTTCATCGCCGTGGCGCTGGTCATGGCCAGCCTGATCGGGCATTTCCGCCCCGTACCCCATATAAGCGAATATGCCTACTGGCTGATGACCGCCGCCTTCGGCGTGCTCACCTTCGGCATCATATTCAAGGGCCGAACTCAGTAAATAGTGTATTCGCTGGGCTCCGGGGCCACTTCCTCATCGATAGACAGCGCCAGCACCAGGGCCTTCAGCGCTTCCCTGCCCGTGCATAGCGGCACCGCGCGCACGCCCCGTACCGTATCCAGAAAACGGAAGACGCTGGTGCCAAGCGGATCCCTGGCGATATCTGCCTCGGCGAAATCGGCATTCAGACGAAATGGCGTATTGTTCTCGAACTTGCGGTTCAGGAGGTCGATATTGACCTCACCGCTGGGATAGACGATCCGCATGGTGCGCTCGCGCGCTTCCGCCATGCGCGAAGCCCGGAAATGCGCCATCATGCCGTTCTCGAACTCCACCTCGGCCGTAACTTCATCGGCTCCAACCGCCTTATAACCTTCATCCGTGCGATAGCGGGCGGTGGCCTGCATCCCGCCCGGTCCGGCGCCCGCCAGGCTCTGGGCCAGGTCAAGATCGTGGATCATCAGATCGAGCACGACGGACACATCGAGATTGCGTGTCGAGGCCGTGCCGTTGCGCACGGCTTCCAGGCGCAAGGGCCTTTCCGGCACATCATAAAGGCCCATGGCCTCGAAAACTGCGCGCTCCTGGTGACCACATGCCAGGACCAGTCCTTTTTCCGCCGCCAGATCGACCATGGCGTGACCATCAGCAATGGTAATAGCCAGCGGTTTTTCGCTGTAGACATGCACCCCGCCTTCGAGGGCCTTGAGCGCGACCGCGGCATGGGCGAAGGCCGGTGTAGCAATGGTCACGGCATCGA
This window harbors:
- a CDS encoding Gfo/Idh/MocA family oxidoreductase — encoded protein: MAEVLRVGVAGAGVFGGYHANKYKQAQSVEFVGIYDLDNARAEALAAQHGVQAFGGDELAGFLSRIDAVTIATPAFAHAAVALKALEGGVHVYSEKPLAITIADGHAMVDLAAEKGLVLACGHQERAVFEAMGLYDVPERPLRLEAVRNGTASTRNLDVSVVLDLMIHDLDLAQSLAGAGPGGMQATARYRTDEGYKAVGADEVTAEVEFENGMMAHFRASRMAEARERTMRIVYPSGEVNIDLLNRKFENNTPFRLNADFAEADIARDPLGTSVFRFLDTVRGVRAVPLCTGREALKALVLALSIDEEVAPEPSEYTIY